In the Anser cygnoides isolate HZ-2024a breed goose chromosome 27, Taihu_goose_T2T_genome, whole genome shotgun sequence genome, one interval contains:
- the NR2C2AP gene encoding nuclear receptor 2C2-associated protein isoform X1: MLAKDNFKQLSCPQYPAAVPDPVSPHAAMPTEPLICADTATRVSSVLNRDVKQFGKKHMFDANEETCWNSDQGARQWVALDFPRTVKVSQLHIQFQGGFSSRLCTLEGCRTGEEPVKISELYPEDVNAMQRFQVEETALDKLKITFENSTDFFGRIVVYHLRVLGERL, encoded by the exons ATGCTTGCGAAGGATAATTTTAAGCAGCTGTC GTGCCCCCAATACCCTGCAGCCGTTCCCGATCCCGTCTCCCCACACGCAGCGATGCCCACGGAGCCCCTGATCTGCGCCGACACGGCCACGCG GGTGAGCTCCGTGCTGAACCGGGACGTGAAGCAGTTTGGGAAGAAGCACATGTTTGATGCCAACGAGGAGACGTGCTGGAACTCGGACCAG GGCGCGCGCCAGTGGGTCGCCCTGGATTTCCCCCGCACCGTCAAGGTCTCGCAGCTCCACATCCAGTTCCAGGGGGGGTTCTCCAGCCGGCTGTGCACGCTGGAAG GCTGCAGAACGGGCGAAGAACCGGTGAAAATATCCGAGCTGTACCCCGAGGACGTTAACGCCATGCAG AGATTCCAGGTGGAGGAGACGGCTCTGGATAAGCTGAAGATCACCTTTGAGAACAGCACGGACTTCTTTGGGCGCATCGTGGTGTACCACCTCAGGGTGCTGGGCGAGAGGCTGTAG
- the NR2C2AP gene encoding nuclear receptor 2C2-associated protein isoform X3, giving the protein MGCPQYPAAVPDPVSPHAAMPTEPLICADTATRVSSVLNRDVKQFGKKHMFDANEETCWNSDQGARQWVALDFPRTVKVSQLHIQFQGGFSSRLCTLEGCRTGEEPVKISELYPEDVNAMQRFQVEETALDKLKITFENSTDFFGRIVVYHLRVLGERL; this is encoded by the exons atggg GTGCCCCCAATACCCTGCAGCCGTTCCCGATCCCGTCTCCCCACACGCAGCGATGCCCACGGAGCCCCTGATCTGCGCCGACACGGCCACGCG GGTGAGCTCCGTGCTGAACCGGGACGTGAAGCAGTTTGGGAAGAAGCACATGTTTGATGCCAACGAGGAGACGTGCTGGAACTCGGACCAG GGCGCGCGCCAGTGGGTCGCCCTGGATTTCCCCCGCACCGTCAAGGTCTCGCAGCTCCACATCCAGTTCCAGGGGGGGTTCTCCAGCCGGCTGTGCACGCTGGAAG GCTGCAGAACGGGCGAAGAACCGGTGAAAATATCCGAGCTGTACCCCGAGGACGTTAACGCCATGCAG AGATTCCAGGTGGAGGAGACGGCTCTGGATAAGCTGAAGATCACCTTTGAGAACAGCACGGACTTCTTTGGGCGCATCGTGGTGTACCACCTCAGGGTGCTGGGCGAGAGGCTGTAG
- the NR2C2AP gene encoding nuclear receptor 2C2-associated protein isoform X4 — protein MPTEPLICADTATRVSSVLNRDVKQFGKKHMFDANEETCWNSDQGARQWVALDFPRTVKVSQLHIQFQGGFSSRLCTLEGCRTGEEPVKISELYPEDVNAMQRFQVEETALDKLKITFENSTDFFGRIVVYHLRVLGERL, from the exons ATGCCCACGGAGCCCCTGATCTGCGCCGACACGGCCACGCG GGTGAGCTCCGTGCTGAACCGGGACGTGAAGCAGTTTGGGAAGAAGCACATGTTTGATGCCAACGAGGAGACGTGCTGGAACTCGGACCAG GGCGCGCGCCAGTGGGTCGCCCTGGATTTCCCCCGCACCGTCAAGGTCTCGCAGCTCCACATCCAGTTCCAGGGGGGGTTCTCCAGCCGGCTGTGCACGCTGGAAG GCTGCAGAACGGGCGAAGAACCGGTGAAAATATCCGAGCTGTACCCCGAGGACGTTAACGCCATGCAG AGATTCCAGGTGGAGGAGACGGCTCTGGATAAGCTGAAGATCACCTTTGAGAACAGCACGGACTTCTTTGGGCGCATCGTGGTGTACCACCTCAGGGTGCTGGGCGAGAGGCTGTAG